The sequence GGTAACTTGATTGTGACTTCTGGGTATTTACGATTTTGTGTGGGAACTGCTTCAAAGCCTCTTGTTTTCATATTATACCTTCTCTCTGTCATTATGATCTGCTAGATGGTAGGCAAGTATTCCGGTTGCAACTCCTACGTTTAAGGACTCAGCCTTACCATAAATTGGAATATACACTTTTTCATCTAATTTTTCAATGATTTCAGCATTAATACCTTGTGCCTCGTTACCAACAACTAGAGCTACACGCTCTAATGGATCAATTTGATAATGTCGTTTTGCTTCTGCATCAAGCACTGCACCAAAAACAGGTACTTCTTGTTCTTGTAGGGCCGGAATAAATTCTGTTAAATCAACACCTGCAACAACATTGATATGATATAAACTCCCTTGAGTTGCACGTACGACTTTAGGGTTGTAGATATCTCCACTTCCTTTACCCAATACCACCGTATCATAGCCAGCTGCATCTGCCGTACGAATAATCGTACCAATATTACCTGGATCTTGTACTTCATCCATTATTAAAACAAAATTCATCGCATCAATATCAGAATTACTCTCAATCATTTCAATCTCTGCAAATAAACCTTGTGTTGAATTTGTTTCAGCTAAAGCATCCGCTACTTGCGGAGTTACACCGTATTTTGCTAACATATCGACATTCCAATTTGTTGGAATTTTTGTTTCATCACGCACAATCAATGCTTTAATTGTTTGTTTAGCAAGTATCG comes from Brochothrix thermosphacta DSM 20171 = FSL F6-1036 and encodes:
- a CDS encoding TrmH family RNA methyltransferase, with product MERITSIKNDRIKKWRKLATKKGREASGSYLVEGIHLIEEAILAKQTIKALIVRDETKIPTNWNVDMLAKYGVTPQVADALAETNSTQGLFAEIEMIESNSDIDAMNFVLIMDEVQDPGNIGTIIRTADAAGYDTVVLGKGSGDIYNPKVVRATQGSLYHINVVAGVDLTEFIPALQEQEVPVFGAVLDAEAKRHYQIDPLERVALVVGNEAQGINAEIIEKLDEKVYIPIYGKAESLNVGVATGILAYHLADHNDREKV